CTGGTATTGAAGTTCAGAATTCGATCTTCCATCGCCTCCACCAGACGGTTCAGCCAGGCCTGAAGGGCGCGTTTCCTGGACCCTTCGGAGAGAAGAGCGATGCCCGTCTGCAACTCTCCAATGACATGGCTGCTGGTGTAGATGGCGTCGGCGTGGGCCTCCAACCAGGTGAGCACCCTGGCGTCGGGATGCGGCTTGGTCCGTTCGCTCAGAATGTCCGTATCAACGAGCCAGTTCATGTTTCGGGCGGTACATCTGGCGTCGGCGCTGCGGAAGTTCCAGTGAATGCGGGCACTCCATGTAGATGCCGAACCAATCGCCGCCGTCCTTCACCTTCCGCAGGGTCAGGACCTGGGTTTCCGGATTGTCCTCGACCACGAAATGGTCACCCGCTTGCAGATGGCAGCGCTCGCGGACCGACTGCGGAATCACGATCTGGCCGCGGCTCGAAAGCGTCGTCGTCACCCCAGTAAGCAATACTTACCGGTCCAACCGCGTCAATCGGCAAACCGGCCCGGGGCTCAGAACGGCACCATGAACCAGCGAATAGACCGCGGGAACCAGCACCAGGGTGATCACCGTGGATCCCATCAGCCCCCCGATGACCGCCCGGGCCAGCGGCGCCTGGGCGTCCGCTCCCTCCCCGACCCCGAGGGCCAGAGGCAGCAGGCCCAGGGCGGTGGTCAGGGTGGTCATCAGGATCGGCCGCAACCGGCGGCGCCCCGCCTCCCTGACCGCATCGGACACGGGCATGCCCTCACGACAAAGCCGGCTGGCCTGGTCCACCAGGAGAATCGCGTTGTTCACCGTGATTCCCGCAAGCATCACGCAGCCGATTCCCGATTGCAGATTGAAGGTGGTCTGGGTGAGCAGCAGGGTGAGCACCACCCCGACCGCAGCCATCGGCGCCGCCACCATCACGATGAGCGGGTCGCGCAGCGACTCATACTGGCACGCCAGCACCATGAACACCAAAGCCAGCGCGAGACCAATGGCCAGGGTGAAATCCCGGCGCGCGGCCTGCTGCTCCTCGTAGGCGCCCGCCAGCCGGAACAGGTAGCCCGAAGGCCTCGGGATCGTGTCCAGCGCCGCCAGAATGTCGCGCGCCACGTCGCCCAACGGTCGATCGCCCAAATTGACCCGGACCGTCACCAGCCGCTGCTGGTCCCGGCGTTCAATCTCGGTGGGCGCCCGGCTGTACAGGTCGGTCACCACGTTGCGCAGGGCCACCAGATCTCCGGTGGGCGTCCGCAAGGTCAGGTCGAGCACCTGGTCCATGGACAAACTCTGCGCATCGGCGAGTTGAACGAGGATGCGATAGGCCTGCCCTTCGGTCCGATACTCACCCGCCTGGGATCCCGCAATCGCGGTCTGCAAGGCCTCAGACACGTCCCGCGCGCTGAGCCCGAGGTTCGCCGCCTTGTCCCGGTCCACCCGCAACTCCCGCTGCGGCACCCCCTCATCGAACCCCAGGTCCACATCGGCCACCCCAGGAATCGGGGCCACCACTTCCGCCGCCCGCTGCGCCAGCGCGCGCAGCGTGTCGAGTTCATAGCCGCGCACTTCAATCTCGATCCCGGACTCGCCACCCCCAAGAAGGCGGTTCAGCAGAAACTGCCCCTCCCGGGCCCGCACCCGCACCTCCATCCCCGGAATCCGATCCCCCAGCACCTCGCGCAAATGGGCGGCAATCTCCGTATTGGAACGCTGCCGTTGCGTCGCCGGGCCCAGGGACAAATCCATCTCCACGGTTCCGGGAGCGACTTCGACGACGTTTGCCCGCATCTCGGGCACCGCCTTGACCACCAGTGCCTCCATCCCCCGGGCGACCTCGTCCACCAGGTCCAGGCGCGTGCCGACCTCCATCTCCCCGTCGATCCGCACTTCCCCTTCATCGCTCGGCGGCATCAGTTCGGTCCCAATCTGCCGGCCCGCCACCACGCTACCTGCCAGGAGCGCCGCGGCAGCCAGCACGGTGACGGCCCGCCGGTGGACCGCCGCGCCCACGATCGCTGCATATCCCTCCTCAAGGCGCTGGAAGGCCCGCTCCGCCCCGCCGCCCAGTCGTGACCTCAGGGTGGCCTCCCCCTGGCCACGCACGGCACCGCGACCGGCCAGCAATCGGGCCGCCAGCATGGGGACCAAACTCAGCGACACGCCCAGCGAGCAGACCAGCGAGAACGACACCACGTACGCCATCTCACGGAACAACTGCCCCGAGACGCCCTGGATAAAGACCACCGGCAGGAAGATCACCAGCGTGGTCAACGTGCTGGCGACAATCGCCGCCGCCACCTCGCCCGCCCCCCGGGAAGCGGCTGCCGCGGGCGCCTCGGTCCCGCTCGAGTGGCGCCGGAAGATGTTCTCCAGCACCACAATCGAACTGTCCACCATCATCCCCACCCCCAGGGCCAGACCCCCCAGCGACATCAGGTTCAGCGAGAAGCCCGAGAAGTACAGCAACGCGAACGTGGCCACGACCGAGATCGGGATGGACAGCGATATCACCAGCGTGCTCCGCCAGTCCCGCAGAAAGAACAGGAGCACCAGCACCGACAGCACGCCTCCGTACAGCACCGATCGCGCCACGTTGGCAATCGAGCGTTCGATGAAATTCCCTGAGTTCGACACAGCCAGGATTTCCAGCTGCGGGTAGTCGGCGTTGACCCGTTCGATCTCCTCCAGAATCGCCCGCGACACCTCGACCGTGTT
Above is a genomic segment from Verrucomicrobiia bacterium containing:
- a CDS encoding type II toxin-antitoxin system VapC family toxin translates to MNWLVDTDILSERTKPHPDARVLTWLEAHADAIYTSSHVIGELQTGIALLSEGSRKRALQAWLNRLVEAMEDRILNFNTSVATVWGRQEAEFSRKGCPMPMPDSFIAATARRHDLIIATRNIADYTRPGLKAMNPAAGEP
- a CDS encoding AbrB/MazE/SpoVT family DNA-binding domain-containing protein; its protein translation is MTTTLSSRGQIVIPQSVRERCHLQAGDHFVVEDNPETQVLTLRKVKDGGDWFGIYMECPHSLELPQRRRQMYRPKHELAR
- a CDS encoding efflux RND transporter permease subunit, whose translation is MSLPAFSVGRPVFTSMVMLIVTALGLSALSHLKVDLLPSIELPTVSVRTGYDGASPEVVEAQVTQMLEEIVATVPGVERIESRSMEGRSNLRIQFAWGKDVDAAALEVQSKIEDELNELPEDVRRPWVGKFDIQGFPVVILGISSGMDPVEMTELINRQIRYRFARIPGVAQVDLFGGFNREIRVELDPIRLEALGLPLNQVLQALRDANLDRPSGRIEEGRHELALRAPAHFRDVDEIRNTVIAIRDGDPVALGQVATVLDTYERPTEIDRVNGRRGLRVGIRKQAEANTVEVSRAILEEIERVNADYPQLEILAVSNSGNFIERSIANVARSVLYGGVLSVLVLLFFLRDWRSTLVISLSIPISVVATFALLYFSGFSLNLMSLGGLALGVGMMVDSSIVVLENIFRRHSSGTEAPAAAASRGAGEVAAAIVASTLTTLVIFLPVVFIQGVSGQLFREMAYVVSFSLVCSLGVSLSLVPMLAARLLAGRGAVRGQGEATLRSRLGGGAERAFQRLEEGYAAIVGAAVHRRAVTVLAAAALLAGSVVAGRQIGTELMPPSDEGEVRIDGEMEVGTRLDLVDEVARGMEALVVKAVPEMRANVVEVAPGTVEMDLSLGPATQRQRSNTEIAAHLREVLGDRIPGMEVRVRAREGQFLLNRLLGGGESGIEIEVRGYELDTLRALAQRAAEVVAPIPGVADVDLGFDEGVPQRELRVDRDKAANLGLSARDVSEALQTAIAGSQAGEYRTEGQAYRILVQLADAQSLSMDQVLDLTLRTPTGDLVALRNVVTDLYSRAPTEIERRDQQRLVTVRVNLGDRPLGDVARDILAALDTIPRPSGYLFRLAGAYEEQQAARRDFTLAIGLALALVFMVLACQYESLRDPLIVMVAAPMAAVGVVLTLLLTQTTFNLQSGIGCVMLAGITVNNAILLVDQASRLCREGMPVSDAVREAGRRRLRPILMTTLTTALGLLPLALGVGEGADAQAPLARAVIGGLMGSTVITLVLVPAVYSLVHGAVLSPGPVCRLTRLDR